In Xiphophorus maculatus strain JP 163 A chromosome 17, X_maculatus-5.0-male, whole genome shotgun sequence, the genomic stretch ACACCTCATCGGGACGGTTGATATCTCCAGCAGGGGTCATGCCCATGGGTCACCAgggaaacaacaacaatcatCCCTAGCAATGTGTCTCATAGGAATGTGAAGATTTTACaccttttctgctttaaatagCCAAAAAATCAACTGAAATATTGTGCCCATCTGATTAGCTGCTAGCTGGCATTCCACCGCGCTTAGTGCTTATTcatgtttctaaaaataaaaatagagcgATGTCATCTGTCAAGAGGCAAGAAAACTAATACTGATTATAACATTGTGGAGCTTTACTTCAAAAACTCTAAACTGTCAGTTTAAATACTTCATGCATTAGCATTTCTAGTCAGTGAGAATTGGCGCCCCCTTGTGGTGCGTACAGTTTTTAAGAAGTATGAGTTGCATTTAACAGCTGTAGTTCAAAAGGCTACATATTTAGACTAGTTGGACTTCAACTGAATTTATTAactttatgaattttttttaaacacattttgagatttttaaaacatttagaataagATTTTTTCCAGAAAGTGGTTCTTGTCTGAATCAGcatttttgctttctgtttagTGAAAATATTCACTAAGCAGAATACTTTGAACTGTCCAAGAGCCCTTTAGCGCTAACAGACTAACACCTTGTTTTGTTGTCAATTGTACTTTATGGAgaacaatgaaaaatgtatcaacATCGAATTATAccataaggggaaaaaataattttagtgaTGTCATTGGAGTCATCTAAAACCAGATCTACAAGGTGCTGCTGTGCTAGCTGGTGGGGGCTTGTATCAAGTCCAACCCAGGCCCCCCTTTAACGTTGGGTCGGCcctgtttgaaaaacaaaattgagcAGATGTGGCACTTGAATATACTTCCTGTCaccagttattaaaaataacagttcAAATTGTGTTAGAAGCTCACAAATCAGCTGCTGCCACAGAAAAGCCACGTGTGTGGAAATCTGAGTGGAGCCGCGAGAGCTGCTCTTACATCATGGTGCAAATTTGGAAGTTATTCTACGCAGCAACACCTCAGGAGCTCCCGCGTTTTAAATTACTAACTTGGCCTACTGCCCTTTTAATTTCTAAGCCGTTTCAATAAATCTCTCTTagactttgtgatttttaacaattattaaattgagtcaaaaaggttttattgtaatttatagTATGGCAtgcctgctttttttttttttttttttcacccctttTTCCCCCCGGTCCTTCTCCCATTGTCTTACCGCTGAAGGCGCGCCGGTGTGAGCGGGGCTCCCCGCGGGTCACGCCACGCTCGGGGAGCTCCGGACGGTCTTCTGCCCGGGCATCTGCACGAcgagcagctgctgcttctgccgGGTGGACTTGACGGCCAGGATCGCCTGCCGGTTCTTGTACTGGACCATCTGCAAGGTGATCTCCGCGTTCCAGCCCTCGTCCTGCGGGCACCTGAAGTCGATCTCCTTCCCCTCCGTCATGACAACGGTGAAGTAGACGTACTTGCCTTTCCGCTCCACGCAGTCCACTGTCTTCATGTTGGCGAAGTGAAGCTCCTTGACTTTGCCCGTGTCCCCGCCGccgtgctgctgctgctgctgcgggtGATCGTGCTGCTtgggcggcagcagcagcacgcCGTCCTCGGTCAGGACGCAGTGCTTCTTCTTCCAAAGCTGCAGCAGCCCGTCGCTCCGCTTCTCCAGCAGACCCTCCTTGTACACCTTCCTCCCGTTTTCCAGCATGTTCGGCCGACCGCTGCGGACCTCCAGCCTGATGGACGCACGGACGCTGCTTGATCGATGGCGCTCTATCCCGGAGAGGCTGCGGGCATGGGATGCAGCTGTGGCTGCTGGATGTGGAAGAAGCGCCTGACTAGCAGCCTGCCTGCCGGTCACTGTTTGTGGAGCTGCTTTTGGGGGCGGGAGGGGTCTGGAGAAGTGCACCGCCCCCCTGAGTAGAGTAAAACCCCCCGAGACCATGGAAGCGCGGTCATTAAGACTCCCCTTCATACTACACAGCGAGACCTCCATCTTCACTCCCCTGAGATTGCTTGcctttttaaagtttgcagGAGAAAATCTACCTTTTACTACAAATTTGAATCCTTGAGGCTGTTTCTACATCCATCCATTACCAACTACATGACTTCCACGATGTCGAATTTATTATATCACTGCTGCGGATCACCTTTTCTTACTGTATATTTCTTGGTTGATGTGTTAGTGGTCATATTCCATTTCCAGTGCAAACCCCTTAAGAGTCCATGAAGTGCCATGTGTTTGAAATATAGCACCACAGCGCCCTCTGGCGGAATTCAGCGCGAAACATAAAAACTGCACGAAAGCACAGGAACTCTCCAGATttcttaagttattttttatatatttacagtgACTTTACTCAAATCTCCAAAGTAATGTGTGGAACGATGAAGGTCCGTACAACAGTACAAGAATagatttggtttaaaatgttcattttgtgacagaaaatgttttaaatgtttttaatatatggCTTCCAGTTTAGTTTAAATTTGTCATctgcaaatataaaaactgttCCAAAACTTTAGAGCTCATTACTATATGAATAAATCAGGACCCGGGATTGAGCCTCCACAATCTATTTAGTGCATctttgcttaaatattattttgtttcttttaacataTTGGTACTGATCTTCCAAATGACTGGTTTACAGCTGTGCTTTACCTCCACATCTCTAGTTTCTGTAGTAAATACTCCTACAGTAAAATTTATTCAAAGCTAAAGAAATATTACAACCAATAAGGTGAATTGATTAGTTCTAAAACCAAATTGAtgacttaaatgtttttcagtgaatCAATTTAGTCTA encodes the following:
- the LOC102236403 gene encoding pleckstrin homology-like domain family A member 1; this encodes MEVSLCSMKGSLNDRASMVSGGFTLLRGAVHFSRPLPPPKAAPQTVTGRQAASQALLPHPAATAASHARSLSGIERHRSSSVRASIRLEVRSGRPNMLENGRKVYKEGLLEKRSDGLLQLWKKKHCVLTEDGVLLLPPKQHDHPQQQQQHGGGDTGKVKELHFANMKTVDCVERKGKYVYFTVVMTEGKEIDFRCPQDEGWNAEITLQMVQYKNRQAILAVKSTRQKQQLLVVQMPGQKTVRSSPSVA